From Sphingobacterium bambusae:
TGAAAAACGCCGGTCCATCGCCTACGACGATAGGCACTTTGCCGAGCTGATGTGCCAGTCTTAGCGCCTGCTGCAGTGTACGCTCGTCCGTCTTTTTGCCACGTATAATCTCGACGAGTGGCATGCGGTCTACCGGCGAGAAGAAATGCATCCCTATAAAGCGTTGTGGCAGCGGGCTCACCTCCGCGAGCTTGTTGATGGGAAGCGCCGTGGTATTGCTGGCAAAAATACCCTCGGGCTTAAGGTAGGGAAGGCTTTCCTTCGTTACGTTAGCTTTTAGCGTCTGGTTTTCGAAGACCGCCTCAATAATCATGTCGCTGTCCAAAAAATCTGCGGCATCGCCCGTCGGGTAGATGCGTGCAAGGAGATGATCCTGCTGCTGTTGGTCGATTTTTCGTTGCTCAAGCAGCTTGTCGGTGAGTCTCTTTGCATACCGTTTTCCGTGCTCGGCCGCCGCGCTGTCCACATCTTTCAATACGACCTGAATTCCTGCACGAGCGGCCTCATACGCTATTCCGGATCCCATGATGCCTGCGCCCAATATCCCAAGCTTGCCTATGGGGGAGGAAACTTTTTCCGTTGCCCGACGACTTGCTCGGTTGACACTGCAGTAGAGTGTGCGTAGCATATTTAAGGTTTCCGGTTTATCCCATAGCGAAGCCCATGCTTGCCGCTCCTGTTGCAGCATCTCCTCCAAGCCTCGCGTTGGATTATCCGCCACAAGCTCAAAAAAGAGATTGTCCGCGGGAATGAGACCACTGCTTTTCCTTCGCATAGCGCCCAAGAGGCTATCGGTCGTTGCATGCTGTGGCGGTATAGTCTTTTGCGTTTCGGCCGCGGCATAGGGTTTTAGTAGCTGTTGTTTAGCTAGCGCAAAGGCCTGCTCATAGTTCGCCACCTGCGCCTGAACGAGGCCGAGGTGCAGGGCTTCCAAAGCGGATAGAATATTGCCTTGGTAAAGAAATGGGATGGCTTTTTCTGGTTCCAGCATATGGAGAAGGAGGGAGCTGGCACCAAATCCGGGAAACAATCCCGTTGCGGAGGTGGGAAAACCGATGGTGGCGTCAGCCAAAGCGATGCGGTAATCTGCCCAGAGCAGCGAAGCCAAGCGCAAATCGGTGGATGTCGTATCCAGAATAGAAACAATGGGTTTATGCATGGCATGAAGGCGCATGAATTTAGCAAACAAGGCCTGCAATTGATCGGCAATGTCTATTTGTTGCCGCGAAGCCGCCAAGAAATAAGAAGGGTCAAAGTCGCCTGCCATTATCGGGCTACAGTATATCAATCCTTTCACTTCCGCCTTTTCAAGCTGCTCCAATGCATGTTCCACAAATTCGGACATACGTTCCATATAATGAGATCCGACAGGTGCCCCCGTAGGTTGTAAATCCATAAAGACGATACCGTCCCTATCTTGTTCAATATGTATATACTGCAGCTCGCTTATATCCTTTTTATCCATGCTGTTAGCGGTTTGTTTTTTTTATATGTGCTTGGTTTATTGCTTTTTCCGGTTGTAATCCACGCCGTCGATCAGCATCTTAGCGATGATCTCCAGCATAATTTCCGAGGTGCCGGCGATAATCGTTCCCACACGCACATCGCGATAGAGCCGAGCGATCTTATAGTCTTCGGTAAAGCCATAGCCCCCAAAGAGCTGCAAACAGCGGTTCACAATATCGACGGCTAATTCGCTGGCCTGCAATTTGGCAATGGAACATTCCTTCACCGCATAGCGCCCCCATTGTTGCAGATCGCAGCAATGGTAGATAAATGCTTTGGTGGTCTCTAATGCGGCAAACATGGTCGCTATCCGGTGCCGCAAAACTTGTAAATCCTGCAATCTCTTACCGAAGGCCTCGCGCTTGCCTATATACTCCAAGGTATACTGTAATGCAGACTCGGCTGTTGCCAAGCTATGGATGGCCGCCGTAAGCCGCTCCAATTGCAGCCCGTCCATCAGGTATTGAAACCCAGCGCCCTCCTCGCCAAGCAGGTTGGCCACCGGAACTTCCACCTCATCGAAATGCAATTCGGCGGTATCCGACGCATGCCAACCCAATTTTTCCAATTTATTGGCCTGCACGCCAACCGCGTTTCGGTCGATCAGCAATAGGCTAATGCCCTTGCTTCCTTTGGAAGGGTCGGTCTTCACGGCGGTGATAAAAAAGTCGCCGTAATAGCCATTGGTGATAAAAGTTTTTGATCCGCTGACATAGTAATAGTCACCGCGGCGAATGGCTGTCGTTTTAATATTCTTGACGTCTGATCCGGCGCCCGGTTCGGTGATCGCCACCGCGCTTACCAAATCGCCGGCGATAATGCCCGGCAAGTAGCGCTCCTTCAGTGCAGAAGATCCATGTTTTAGGAGATATGGTGCCGACATATATTGTATCACCAATGCCGAAATTGTAAATCCACCCGAATAACAATAGGAGAGTTCTTCACAAAAAATCATGCTGTAGTAGAAATCCAGATCCAGTCCTCCATATGCTTCAGGATAGTTGAGGCCCATAAAGCCCATGTCGCCCATCTTTTTCCAAATGGAACGGTCGATCTGTCCTTCTTTTTCCCATTGATCCACATGGGGAGCTATCTCCTTGCGTATAAACGCCCGTAAAGTTTCGCGAAATGTTTGATGCTCATCTGTCAGTAATGTTGCCTGCATATGCGCTAAAGTTTTATATTGGTTATCTCTTTTTTTCTTTGAACGGAAAAATATGTACACTAATGTACGATAAATAGATGGTTTTTGGGAAGGATTGTCTATATTTATTTGTGAATAAATCAGATCTCTTGAATTATCTGAGTTGAAATGCTACATATTTTTTTATAAATATAAAGTGGAAGATAAATAGAACATGCATTTGTAGATAAGGAATAATATAATAACCTAATGAAATACAGCATCCAATTTTTAATAGACTTTGTTGAGTCGGATAAAATACCTGCTTCAATTAAACACGATGTCTCGTGCCTTCTCGAATCTATCAACGACTGGCCCAATACGGTAAACGATTTAGATGATTTTGAGAAGCAGTTGACAGAAAATGTTCAAGCCGAACTGACGATTATCAATTTAAAGAACTACGCAAAGGAGTTATGTTTAAAAAACGATGCTTGGAAAATAGAAGCCCTCGGCTCATTGTATCGGTTGTATGATCAGTATGCTCATGGAGTAGTGTTGCATGAAATTTTAAATTCAATTGAAAGGTCGGTTGATGATTTGAAGACTCCCGGTGGTATAAATTAACCGTCTATATTTAGTTCTGTATTTTTTACTGGTATGAAGGAAACTGCTGAGAATGTCTATTTAGACAAGCCTGCCATGATTACGATATTCGGAGGTCACTCAGTTGATTATTAGAAGTTAAAAGATGAGAAAATTTTTCACATATATAGGCGTCTTTTCAATGGTGTCAGTAGTATTTAGCATCTTCGTTTGCAATGCTTTAGCCAGCGGCTTGAAAAATGATCCATTGAAGGTCTTGTCCATTAAAAAAGTGAAGGATTTCTATATTATGGAGTTAACCAGAAATGACTCCATTTTTACCGCACTTTCCTTCATACAAGAGATAGAAAATGGGAATGAAATTGAACGAGGAAACAGCTATCCACTTGTTTTAAAGAAAATTTTTCCAATGGAAAAAAGGGCCGCTTACAATGGAAATACAGGAGCGGCATACGTTTTCAGGGGTAAAAAAATTAAAAGAAATAATAGGAACCATTGGTCGGTCTATGTGGTCAAAAATTTGAACGGTAAAACAATACGCAATTAAGGCATTAGGAGAGCAGCTGTGAGATTCATTATCGGATTTTTTGTTGTTATCATGTTTTTGGTTTCCTGTAATGGCCAAAAGCGACTACCACAGACATGAATGATAATGTTCACAAAAAGTAACTGAGAAAAATGGATTTCAAATTAAGGATACAGCGATTTTTATTTGTTTTGGTTTCGGCGTTGGTTTTTCTCCTATCGTCCTGCTACACGACAAAGAGATTGCACGGTAATAGTTATGTATATAGAAGTAAACAGCGAACGCTTGAAATTATTTTCGAGAATGACAGCAATTGCATAATCAGGAATACATTCCATTGTCCGGATCTTCCGGAGCGTTATCGTATTATTGATATAGTTTGCAATTATAGTCGAAGCGAAAATTTTATCTACTTGACAAATAGAAATCCAACTAAGGATAGTGGCTTGTATATGGAGATGCCAGCACAAGAAAGTAAACGATGCTCTTTCTTAAATAAGGAGAGTCGTAGGCAGCCCAAATTTACGGTTGGGCCAAAATATGCAACTGATTTCGAAAAATATGGATTGATCCCGAATATTACTAATGATACGCTGAAAATTATCGGAAATAAAATTTTGTTTTTTAAAAAAGGTGAGGATAGAAGTATAGGTTTTGTGTTTAAATAATTTGTCTCAGATCGTTAATGCAGGTGCTCAAAATGTTTTATCTAAGCAGGCCTGTAGTGAATCCGTTAACGGACATATTTTCATATGTGTCTACGCGTATTTACGAAATGAACAATTCCATTTTGATGATTGATTCCCATCGGATGAAATCAGGTACTTCATTTGTAGGAAAGGTCATAGAGGTGCTTATTATTAAATTTAGATATGATTGATAACAAAATATATGCATGGAATCCAATCGATAAAATCCCTAAACAACTTTATCTGCATTCGTTGCAGCATGAAAGTGGTGTATTGACTATCTATTTAAGCACTGTTGACGTCGATAGGGAGCTATCTATTGTTTTTGATCGCGTCATTGCTTGCCAAAGTGTCATCGAAACGTGCAGTTTGGAACGACTCGAAAAAGATACACTATTAAGTACTGAATGGCCTCTTTTTTTGCAACAGACTCCGTTTATATGGATCAGTTAATCGCTCAAAGCTATGGGATGTATGAAAAAAATGAGTTAACTCATTATATGATCACGCATGGCACTGGTATAATCGATGTGGTGTGTGCCTCTCAGAATCCATTAGTGCACTGGGTTAACAATTTAGGCTCTGCTGCAGGTAGCGGCAAAATTAGGGAAGGCTAGCTAAAATATGGTATATTTGGTTAACGGCTAATTTTTAAGGAAACCTTTGGAAGAGACACTATAATAACATAAAACCATATTGAATCCACTTATGAAGCGCAAAACGATCTTAAGCAAGGCTGTCGTAATTAAAATAGTCGCTGCTATCGGCTTGATTGTCTTCTGGTTTTTAATTCGCGATTACTTGGTGTCAGGAAGTAATGTTATGGCAGAACGGTATGAATTTAAAGTCAGCAAGGATTCATTGATGAAGGTAATAACGGATTTTAACAATCTGCAGACGGGTAATGGAGACGACACCATTTTCAAAGTAGATACAGCTAATAATCCCTATTTTTACAAACTGTTGGTTTTTACGCCTATTTATGAAGAACGTTATCTTGTACTTGTTCCTGTAGGAGAGCGGGAAGCAACAGAGTTACTACTTATTTCGGTGATAGATGTAAAAACCGACAGCGTGATTGGAATCAATCGCCGTCCTGAAAACAAAGAGGAAATTAGGGTAAGAAAGATGGTCATCAAGAATTTTGAAGAACGTGTTTTAGATCATCTGGGTATTCATTATAAGCATGTTGGGAATGCTATGAACGAAGTATATTGATATTTAGCTGCAATAGACCAGTTCTTAATTAAATGAAGGGCAAACAGCCATGAAAATTTGTGTTGGATTTTTTGTTGTTATCATGTTTTTGGTTTCCTGTAAAGGTTTGCATCGATCAAGCCAAGCAAAAACCGAAGACGAGAAACTTTTTAAGATTAGGAAGATTGTAAAACTTCATAGCTTATACGTGATTTATGCTGCCCGCCATGATTCTGTATTTACGATACTCTATCCTAAAGTAAACAACGATTTATCCGATTTTAGAAAAGGGAGAACCGCGGCGTTCAATCTAAAGCGGATTTATCCTCGTAAAAATTTTGTCTCCTATTTGGAAACACACTCTTATCAGGTTGGTAATTATAGTATAAGGTTAAATCGAAAAAATCATTGGTCTATCTACACGGATACCACCGCACTGCAACAACAAAAAAACTAAACAGAAATTCCCTATCTTTAAAGCCTAACTTACTGCCCATATCGGCAAAGAGTTATCTGATTTTTGATCGTTTTATTACTTATAAATGTGGTATCGAAACAGGGGTTGGGACGAAATTAAGCTGCACTATGACCAATATATTTTCGATGTCTACTAAATAAGATGAAATGGATAATCGCAATCACATAAAGGAAAAGATATTTGTGTTTTTAAAACAGGAGTCTTATATGGACTACCAGCCGATATCGTTTCAAGTGAGATTAGATGAAGATGCGATAAACCGTTGAAAAAATGGCCTCATAACTTAACCAAATAAATCTAAAACAGGAATAATGACGATAAGCAAAACGACCTTCAATAAGACTATTATCATAAAGATTGCCGGAGCTATCGGCGTGATTGTCTTCTGGTTTTTAATTCGCGATTACTTGGTGTCGGGAAGCAATGTTATGGCAGAACGGTATGAATTTAAGGTCAGCAAGGATTCATTGATGAAGGTGGTGACGAATTTTAACGATCGACAGACGGGAACCCAAGTTGATTCTGTTTTTTTTATAGATAAGGGTAATCCTAATTTTTATGAGGGCTACGCCCTCTCGTCAAGAGATCAGGATAGTTATCTTGTAATGATTCCTGTCGCAGAGGGAAGAGAAACAGAGCTGCAACTGATCTCTGTAACGAATTTGCAGACCGATAGTACAATTGGGGTCAATCACCGTCCTGAAAACAAAGCGGAAGTTAGGTTAAGAAAGATGGTCATCAAGAATTTTGAGGAGCGTGTTTTAGATCATCTGGGTCTTCCTTATAAGCATGTTGGGAATGCTATGAATAAAGTATATTGACATCTAGCTGCAATAGACCAGTTTTTAATTAAATGAAGGACAAACAGCCATGAAAATTTGTTTTGGATTTTTCGTTGTTATCATGTTTTTGGTTTCCTGTAACGGTTTGCGGCGATCGACCCAAACAGAAATGGAAGTTGAGAAATTTTTTAAGATTAGGAAGGTTAAGAAACTCCACAGCATATATGTTATTGATGCCGAGCGCAATGATTCCCTGTTTACCATACTTTATCCCCCAATGAATAATGATCCAAGTAAGCTGAGAGTAGGGCGAACTTTAAAATTTAATATCAAAAGAATTTTTCCTCCTAAAAATTTCATCTCCTACTTGAAGTTTGGCTCTTATGAGGTTGGTAATTATAAAATAAGGTTGAATCGAAGAAACCATTGGTCCATCTACGCCGATACAACCTCACAGCAACAACAAAAAAACTAAGCAGAAATTCACTATCTTTAAAGCATAAACTTATTCAAGGCATCCTTCGCTTGACGGGAAGAACAGGCAGCACAACGATTGCTGTCACAGATTTTTGGCGCTAAGCGTAGGTTAAGCTGCTAGAATTATATCGGAGGATTGCCATGCTAAAAAATCGATTATGAGTACAAGAAAGGTATTTATTGTTGCGGCAAAGCGCACAGCTATTGGAAGCTTTGGGGGCAGCTTATCCACACTATCGGCCGTGGAGCTCGGTCGGCGCGCAGTGATGTCTGCGTTGGAATCGTCGGGTATAGATAAGGCGGAAGTTGACGAGTTGTTGATGGGCTGCGTGTTGCAGGCAGGCCTGGGGCAGGCACCTGCGCGGCAGGTGGCTAAGTTGGCGGGGTTGCCAGATCGGGTGACGGCAACGACAATCAACAAAGTGTGCGCCAGCGGTATGAAAGCCGTTTCTTTGGCTGCGCAAGCCATATTGCTGGGCGATGCCGACGTGGTGGTTGCTGGTGGTATGGAAAGCATGAGTCGCGTGCCCTATTACTCGCTTTCTAGTCGTTGGGGTGCCAAATACGGAAACCAATCCTTGCTGGACGGCTTGCAATACGACGGTTTGCAGGACGCCTACAATCAAGAGGCGATGGGTGTATTCGGAGAGCTCTGTGCCGAAAAATACCAGATTGGCCGCAGCGCGCAAGACGGCTATGCCGTGGCTTCTTATGAACGTAGCCGAAATGCGTGGGAGCAGGGCAAGTTTGCGCAGGAGGTTGTTCCGTTGACGCTAAAAACCAAGAAGGGCGATCAGATCGTTAGTGAGGATGAAGAATTTAGGCAGGTCGATATTGCGAAAATCCCACATCTGCGCACGGCTTTCAAAGATGGGGGGAGCATTACGGCGGCGAACGCGTCCACATTGAGCGATGGTGCGGCAGCACTTGTTTTGATGAGCGAAGAGAAA
This genomic window contains:
- a CDS encoding acyl-CoA dehydrogenase family protein yields the protein MQATLLTDEHQTFRETLRAFIRKEIAPHVDQWEKEGQIDRSIWKKMGDMGFMGLNYPEAYGGLDLDFYYSMIFCEELSYCYSGGFTISALVIQYMSAPYLLKHGSSALKERYLPGIIAGDLVSAVAITEPGAGSDVKNIKTTAIRRGDYYYVSGSKTFITNGYYGDFFITAVKTDPSKGSKGISLLLIDRNAVGVQANKLEKLGWHASDTAELHFDEVEVPVANLLGEEGAGFQYLMDGLQLERLTAAIHSLATAESALQYTLEYIGKREAFGKRLQDLQVLRHRIATMFAALETTKAFIYHCCDLQQWGRYAVKECSIAKLQASELAVDIVNRCLQLFGGYGFTEDYKIARLYRDVRVGTIIAGTSEIMLEIIAKMLIDGVDYNRKKQ
- a CDS encoding 3-hydroxyacyl-CoA dehydrogenase NAD-binding domain-containing protein, which gives rise to MDKKDISELQYIHIEQDRDGIVFMDLQPTGAPVGSHYMERMSEFVEHALEQLEKAEVKGLIYCSPIMAGDFDPSYFLAASRQQIDIADQLQALFAKFMRLHAMHKPIVSILDTTSTDLRLASLLWADYRIALADATIGFPTSATGLFPGFGASSLLLHMLEPEKAIPFLYQGNILSALEALHLGLVQAQVANYEQAFALAKQQLLKPYAAAETQKTIPPQHATTDSLLGAMRRKSSGLIPADNLFFELVADNPTRGLEEMLQQERQAWASLWDKPETLNMLRTLYCSVNRASRRATEKVSSPIGKLGILGAGIMGSGIAYEAARAGIQVVLKDVDSAAAEHGKRYAKRLTDKLLEQRKIDQQQQDHLLARIYPTGDAADFLDSDMIIEAVFENQTLKANVTKESLPYLKPEGIFASNTTALPINKLAEVSPLPQRFIGMHFFSPVDRMPLVEIIRGKKTDERTLQQALRLAHQLGKVPIVVGDGPAFFTSRIFFNYLLEAVTMLLEGLPAELLEQEARQAGFAIGPLAVLDEISLKLMLQVYDSLPQLHPGQERCYRYLESLIVAGRNGRKTGAGFYNYNETTGKRAIWNDPSIAQKAVNDQSGTIQKRLLHVMALDSFRCLEEGVLQDVTDADIGSILGIGFPRHTGGVFSHIDQVGIKTFVNDCHAFAALGDEWHIPERLRQLAESDFRFYDGLESNWKGQL
- a CDS encoding thiolase family protein translates to MSTRKVFIVAAKRTAIGSFGGSLSTLSAVELGRRAVMSALESSGIDKAEVDELLMGCVLQAGLGQAPARQVAKLAGLPDRVTATTINKVCASGMKAVSLAAQAILLGDADVVVAGGMESMSRVPYYSLSSRWGAKYGNQSLLDGLQYDGLQDAYNQEAMGVFGELCAEKYQIGRSAQDGYAVASYERSRNAWEQGKFAQEVVPLTLKTKKGDQIVSEDEEFRQVDIAKIPHLRTAFKDGGSITAANASTLSDGAAALVLMSEEKMLSLGLKPLAEIVAYADAEQEPAWFTTTPSLAAEKVLRKAGLSVTDMDYFEFNEAFSVVALANAQILDIPLEQVNVYGGAVSLGHPLGCSGARILTTLVSVLQQEGGIYGLASICNGGGGATAMILKSSAQ